The genomic DNA TGCACATGGACTtctcttcccagaatcctcccAGCTGGCCCCTCACTTCgagtcctttcctccttccttcctcctttgggGAGCTCTGCTGTCAGATAAGGATTCTTGAACCATCCAGGCATGCTGCTCCCAAGACAAAGAGGCCAGGCAGCAGGATCAGAGAAGTTCTGTGTTGAAAGAGCTGGTCTTCCAAATTCAGAGGTACAGGTTTAGGGTTCAGGCTTAGGGTTAGAGTTTCAACAcagtgaggaaaccgaggcctaGAGAAGCCAAGTAGCTGTAAAGTCACACAGTGAGGGAGAGGAATATTTTGTTACAGAGGTTGGTAATCAGTTTGAACGCGCCCTGGACAGTCCCTGGAAGTTGACTTGATGCATAAACCCCGGATATCACCCTGTTCCCCATTTGTTTCCACTGCAAAGGACAGAGCAGAAAATGGTTCCATTAATGGGTATGGAGAATGGGGTGCCAATTAATCCAAGCTTTTCTGGCCTCCATCACCACCTtccatgtatgtgtttatttgggGATTAGTCCCCTGCCTGCTTTAACCCCACAAAGGCCTGCCTTCCTTATTCTGCCGCTCATCTAACTGTATAGCAGGTTCTTCCTGATGCTTCCGCACTGGGCTCCGTTTGCCTGTCACTGTGTGTTTCTGTTAGCCCTCTGGACTCGCCAGGTACTTCTGTCTCCCTTCACAAATACCAGCTTCTAACCTCTCCTGCTTTTTGGCTTTTTCACAGAACCAACACGTGAGTAAGTcccttagttaaaaaaatttttcccacgAGTATAAGTGGATCAGGTTGATTGTTAgaccccctctgtctctgcttgaTGACACGGATGTATGACATTGTGGATGGGAGCTTGACCAGAGCTCATGAGAATACACGCTTCCCCCACGACCTGAAGGTAGGGTGTGCCCACGGACACTTTTGTAAGCCACACGGTAAAAGGGAAGAGTATCCCCTGCTTTCCCAAAGTTTCTGTGAAGCCACTTCGCTTTTTGGAAAGACCTACGTTAGTAGAGTAGcagcttgttatttttttaattaatttttttagcaaAAGTGAAACTCCCCTTTGGATTTAACGGATACTAACGTCAGTCTTTTGTGAAAGTGAAGGGAGTGTAGTCTGAGGAAAGCAGGGGATCCCTGCATCTTACTTAAATAGCACCTGAAGTGTATGGATTCTGCCACTCAGAACATGGCCAAGATAACTATGTGGTCCTAGCATAATCATTGCCTCCCCTACATCAAAATATATCCCCGATGGCtccaaaatttaaatgtaaaaagcccctaaaaattattaaatgcaaATGTGAGTGAATATTTGTATGACCCTGGAGTAGAAATGGGCTTTCTATTCCATTCATTACATGAATCTCcgaaggcaaaaggaaaaaatagagaagtttGACCGTATCAAATAATCGTGAGTTTCTGTGTATCGAGTGTTAAGCCTAGGAAAGAGCCCCATAAAACATAGTCAAACAATGCACTAGGATGACATAGCCACAAAAACTGAACGAAGAGTACATAACTGATAAATTCAGAgctatgtttttttaagtttatttacttttgggagagagagagagagagagagtatgcaagagagcaggggaggtgcagagagaaaatcccaaggaggttctgagctgccagcacagggtccgatgcagggcttgaactcagaaactgagagatcatgacctgagccgaaatcaccaGTTGGACGCctaaaccaactaagccacccaggtgcccctaaattcagAGCTCTTACAAATTAATAATAAGTAGCAAATAGTGTAACATAAACATGGACAGAAAAACATTAGtgggaaagaaattgaagaagaaatgcaaatggccacaaatatatgaaaagggGCTCAAGTTTATtactaataaaagaaatacagatgaaaaCCACAGTGGGATATCACTTTTCATCTATCATTTgtggaaaagacaaaaaccaaagatAATGCCAGGTGATGGCAAcggagaaaaaagtatttttgtggTAAATGAAGAAAATCCTGTGGATGGTgccaattaaatatttaatttatttttaaatgtttattttgagagagagcacacacatgcacaggaggagcagagagagagagagagaaaatcccaaacaggctcttcactgtcagctcagagctcaacgTGAGATTCGatctcatgaactacgagatcatgtcctgagctgtaatcaagagttggacacttaaccgactgagccacccaggcatcccaagagagtagtatttgttttgtttcccaagatgattctaaaatagcttttaaaaattctaaaaatccaTAATACATGTGAATTCTCGATAAATTGGAAAACTGATGAGgcgaacagataaagaagatgtggtatgtatacacaatggaatattactcagccataaaaatgaaatcttgacatttgcaatgatgtggatggagctagagagagtataatgctaagtgaaataagtcagagaaaggccatatgatttcactcatatgtggaatttaagaaacaaaacagatgaacatagggggaagagaagcaagccaagaaacagggtcataactatagagaataatCTGATGGGTGTGGTGGGTGAAAGAGGTGATTGGAATTAGGGAGTGCATGCGTTGTGGTaagcaccaggtattgtatggaattactgaatcactgtattatatactggaaactaatattacatggtatgttgactaactggaatttagatGAAAACTtcgggggagggaggcggggaaccaaaactgatgaaacaaaaaagagaaactgaaaaccaGCAGTGATCACACAACCAAGAATACTGTGGTTAATGTTGGGTGCATTCTTTTCCAGACTTTTCACCTGAGCTGTGTTTTTCATAAGAAACAAGAGATGCTGTAATAGTGTGGGGATGAGGGAGGTGGTGGTAGGATGGGAATTAGACCTCCTGGATACTCTACAGCCTTCAGACTACCTTCTCTTGACTCCGCTGAAACATGTGACTTTTTCATAACTATGATTTGAAATGTTCCTCAATTAAGAAACAGCTTCTGTGTGGGTTAGGAATTTGTGAATGACGGCTCATAGCAGACCTGAAAAAGTAGTGAGTAAAGaaggtatctctctctctcttattaatGAAACCTAGAAGTAGGCAGTCAGTCCAGTACTGGTGAAATGGCTCCGTGGTATTACTTTCACCTCATGGCTTCCCCTTTCAAAGTTGCCTCAAGATCCTAGATAGCTGCTGAAGCCCCAGCCACTAAATCTGCATTCATGAgttccaaaagaaggaaagaaggtcttagcctctcctttttaaagagttttccCAAAAGTCCCATTTCTTACttcaaatgatatttttgtttatggtttccaTATAgttaaatctgttttgttttttgtgttttttgttttttttgttttttttttgtttttttcataattttctgttCTTGATATGATACTAAAAAGAAATTCCCAACTTAGGTATCATACATTTCCTGGATGATCTTTTggaactgttttttctttttagatataaATCTGAAATGTATGTTTATAGTGTTGGGGTTGtgatctccctttcttttcccaaatGGCTGTTCTAAGGAGACCTTTCCTTTAACCCATATTTGTTCATCCTATGGTCACTGCCACTAGCCAAGACCCTTCTCTAGACAATGCAGGAGGCAGCCACacaaattcttacttttttttcttcttctagattTCATTAAGACCCACACTTGTTTGTGCCTGTATTTCTGACCATTCCCTTTTTTTGTTTCAGCCTCTGGGCCTCTTTTAAAGCCAGCGTATATTCCTGCTTGTACTCCTACATGGCATTAGAAtctgttttcatgtatttctccCACACGAGACTATGAGCACCTTGAAAGTAGAGACTGTCTTAATCAACTTTGTAACTCTAGCATCTAAAACTTAGCCTCCTCCATCAACAACTGTTACGTGGGGTGAATGGATGAAGCACTGCCATGTCACTTACCATTTATTGTTCCGTTTAGGTTACTTCCTAATGACACAATGGAAGgcatctttctgtttttttaatgtttgtttattttgagagagtgagtgagagtgagtgggggaggggcagagagagagggagagaatcccaagcaggctcctcactgtcagcacagagcccaacacagggctctatcccatgatcagtgagatcatgacctgaatggaaatcaagagtcaggcacccaactgaccaagccacccaggcaccctgggaggcACCTTAATCTCATTATTAACTTGCTTCCAACTCTCTTTTTTGGTAGGCTATTTCTGAGAAAGTTTCCTAAGCAAAAttaatcccttttttaaaaaaaacaatttttttaacatttatttattttcgagagacagagtgtgagtgggggaggggtagagagaaaagagacatagaatctgaagcaggctccaggctctgagctgtcagcatagagcccgacacgggcccaAACTcctggactgcgagatcatgacctgagctgaagttggactcttaaccaactgaaccacccaggcgtcccaaaattAATCCCTTAAATGCTGTTTGGATTTCAGTTAGTTTCAGCTTGGTGGCATTACGTTTTGGGGCATAGCTGACTTCAGGGAGTCTCTACCTGTTAATTCCAAGAACTACAATTGACGCTCGAACAATACAGGGAGTTAGAGGTGCTATCTCTCCCCATCAcccagtcaaaaatccatgtaaaacttctgactcccccaaaacttaatagcctattgttgaccagaagccttaccaataacataagtCAATTAACACAGGTTTTATATGTTCGGTGTATTGGATTCtcataataaagtaagctagagaaaaaaaaatgttactgagaaaatcataaggagaaaatacaaatactgtactgtaaaaaaaaaaatccacatgtaagtgcgCCCGCTTAGTTCCAAACTGTCTCGTTGGAGGGTCAGCTGCACCTGTGAACTCTAGTTCTAAGACACCGGTACTAAGAGGACCTTCCCTGGGACACCGAGGCAGTTattcattcaggaaacatttaCGGTGAACCTATCATCTTCAGGTTGTCATGCTAGCTGCTGAGGCAGAGCTGAGTCATtcgtggtccctgccctcagaagCTCATGACGCCACAGTGAGGGCCAGTGCATTTGGACAGGCTTATGAGGTGAGGGAATAGAAAACATGGCGGTGGCTGGCCTCTGGGTCTGTGGTACTGAGGAGCGGGTAGTCTGGCTTTGGTAGAAAGGGGGCTCCACTCAAAGTTGGGGGGCTGAAGGGGAGAGTAAGCAAATAAGGCCTCCTGTACAATTCAGCAGATGATCTGCCTTGGGAATGTGAGCAGGAAGGAGCAAGCGGGATTGTATCTACTTGAGAAGAtaccttctttcctgctttgagaATTTTCCTCTGCATTTAGTGAACAGATACATAGTGAAttctatgggggaggggggcggtgttcttttttctttcttgaatctcttttcccttttgctcCAGTTCATGGGGAGTGTCCGCTGAGTGTGGGTTTCATCGAACAACGCTGAGTCGAGGCAGAGTTGATTGTGTTGGGGTCTTTTAACCACTTGTGTGTGGCCAGCTATCGTAGCCCCATCTTCCCCGAGATCCCACTGACCTAGAACATACAATAGAAGCTCGAAGAACCTCCGCCCCCTCTTCCTCAGAACCTTTAATTCCTTTCAAACCCCAGCTCCAGCCCATCCAGTAATACATTAACTGGCTTAATGCCTGTGTATCTGTTTTCACTTTCTGCCCCCTCTGAGTCAtattctcttctcctttattAGTCAGTGGGGTTgcccttgctgtctctctgcGGATAGCATTTCTCTTCTGAGCAGCCTTAGAATTCTAACATCTCCCATGCTGGGtgctgagagagaaagcacatgactTCCTGGAGCTACCAGCCTAATGAGAAGACAAAGCAGATACTTCCCAGAGGTAAACATCactatataaaataagtaaaagggtGCATTTGCCAATTTGTTAATCCAGCTTAAAATGGTTGGATTCCTGCTGCTTGGGGCCTCCTCTGACTTTATTTTCAGGGCTGGAGGGTCCCCAGAACGTCCCCTGAAGTTAATAATAAACTCCGCTGGATTCTTCCAGATTCACTCTGATGAGCTCAGCTTAGTTTCTCTCTGTTCCCTATTGGTAGGACTTCTAGACCTTCCCACAAACATATGAAGATTTATAATCTAAACCTCAGGGGATGCAAGCCAAGCTATTTGCCCAGTGGGGAAGCTAAACTTAGGAGAGGAGTAAAGGGTTGAGGGCGGGAAGAGTTTGCTGCTTCAGGAACAGTAAAATAGGTATGGTTATTGTGGGAACTCAGACCTGTGTTGGATGCTTTTATACTTAGTGTCCGGTTTcatgttgcttttaatttttgatagCTGAGGGAGTGGCTTCATCATTTTCAGGGTTAAATACCTGGCTGTACTCCTGAACTCTAGGATACATTTGCCTCCAGGCCCATCTGGCTCTGCCTTTACGTCTCAGAAGGGGTGAAAGAAACCTTAATGAAGGGCCTTGTCCTCCAGGTCCGGGTTCCTGCCTTGTGAACTGCCTGGTTCCCAGGCACCGGGGGCCcgggcccttcccctcccctgtgctctacCTTCTCGTCATGACCCGCATGGACTTAAAGTATGGAACCCGCCACCATCCCGAGTGCCTGAGAGATCTCTGCAGGTTGCCTAGCTCACGATTGTCCCGTACCTCCAGCCATCCTGTCCCTCATCTGCACTTTCCCGGTATCAGCTATAGCTCGTTCCTCATCTCTGTGGTGTCAATACTGACCATGTCCAACTGAGTCTCTTCCAGGGCACAAAGGGACAATTTCAGGTCTTTCCCCTGGACTACCCATCTGGCCACATTACTACATCAACACTCTAGGGTTCAAGAATGCTATTTGTACCCTTCTTGAGCTATTCCTTGTGTAAAAGAGGCCTTTGTGGGCTGGACCCGGAGCCTGCATAACCTTCATCAAGGGGCTGCATTTGCCAGCTTCTAAGTCAAGCTTTAAATACGTGTTACcttgtttaatcctcaccacCATCCTATAAGGTAGGTATTGGTGTGAGTCCCCCTTTTACAAAGGAAGtcactaaaggggcacctgggtggctcagttggttgagcgtccaactccagctcagatcatgatctcacactctgtgagtttgagccccgtgtcgggctctgtgctgacagctcagagcctggagcctgcttcagattctgtgtctccctctctctctgcccctccctcactcacactctgtctttctctcaaaaataaaacattaaattaaaaaaaaaaaaaaactaaactcgCTAAAGCGTAGAGGAATTACAGAATTTGCCCATGACTGCACAGCTAGACAGTGGTGGAGCCAGGGTTCAGACCTAGCTCTGACTTGGCAAAACCCAGGTGTGCCTGCGGCTACCACATATTTCGTATTACTAATGTGTAAATTATCTCAACAAACTGTATCTCCAGTTTGTCAATGTCATACTAGCATATACTTAGCAAATGAGAGTGGATCCCTATTTTGATTaccttaaaaatcaaatattcagaatattttcttttattgaaagaAATCTATATCTGTGGTATAACTTTTATGGGAAAGAAGGCAGGACTTTGAGCAGGCCATCCAAGAAAAGTCCTGAATAAAGAAATAGGAgggtgtggcacctgggtggcttggtcagttgagcgtctgactcttgatttcagctcaggtcatgatctcaaagttcatgagtttgaggcctgcaggggactctgcactgacagcgtggagccgcttgggattcattctcattctctctccctccctctctccctgtctcaaaaaaaaaaaattaataacaacaacaaaaagaaatagaaatgtttgtAGAGATGTTTGTAGATACCAGAACAAGTGTTTATCATTTAATCATGTTTGCCTCAGAAATGTTACAGCTCAAAACAGAGCCAGTGGAGTGGGGCCATAAAAATGGGAGCACAGATGACCCTATACGGCTCTTTTGCTATTGGCCTGTCTCCATCTATAGTCAGAAACAGGCAGAAGATGTCCCCCAAAAGAAAAGACCTAAGTTCCCTAGGCTGTACTGGGGGCTATGTAAACACTTCTTGGAGGAAGAAGGCAACTCTGACAGATCTTGCTTattatgttgttgttttcagACGAAGCCCATTTTTGACATTGGCTAGGATTTCTGCTTTGCCTCTTCTGCCCCCTATTAAGCTCAGCCGACAGGGGGCGCCAGAGGGAGCCAATGAGGCCGGAGGCGGGATTTCCTGCTTGCTTCCGGTCTACTTCCTGCTTCTGTGAGCATCACCATGTCAACGCCTGTTTACTACTGGGCAGGGGCAGTCTCTTTATGTAACTGCACTGAATGCATTTACAGTAATGGTGGACAAATACCTCAGCCACCTCAGGAGAGGTTGAGATCTCAGCCTGGGGGCCTCTTCCGAGGTCAGGGTCCCCAGCGCCTACTGAGCGGGTGGTGCTCTTCCCATCTCAGAGGTCTGAGTTTTAGCTTGTTGGCACCCTTCTTcccaaattttaaatgaaaaaattgccAAATCTTCATTTCTCCAGCCTAGGATTAGTAGTTACTTCCAGCAATTGCCACTTCCTAATTTAGGGTGGCCTGacacccctccctgtcccctaCAGTTCTCTACTTAACTTTATATCtagttaagttctttatattaaatTGGCTCTTTCAAGTATTTGGCTAGGCATGCTGCTTTTATAGGGTGGGGGgtgtgaggagggaaggggacgTTGGGTACAGGAGGGAAACCGTGGCAATGCCAGCAGCTTCGAAGAAGGTGTTTTGCATGCTATAATACCCAAACCAGCCAGTGGGGCTCTCACTGAAGTCCAACCACCCATAGCGTTTCCATTCCTTAGACTGCCAAGACGCTAGACTCAGACATGAGTGAGTGAGGTCTACAGTCTGAAACCCTGTGGGTGTCTCTACAACTCACAGATTATTTATAATGGGATGACAggcaaaaggattttttttgagCAGTTTCTATTTGaagaacaaactttttttttttttatagaactatttttaaagaaaaaaaaaagtattttattgttttactcttGTAATGTTCACGGAACGAAAGAGAAGTGATATTTGGATTCCAGGCCAAAATAAGGCAGGGGCCTACCGGTGTTTCTATGGTTCCTTGctaaagggggtgggggtgggtggggagcttTCAAGTTCTTGTGCCAGTGTTGACACGTTTCTATGAATGGTTTTGTGGCAGGAGAGCATGGTTACAAACTGGACTATTCTGGTTGAAATACCTGCTTGCCTTCTCAGATAttgccagcatttttttttcctgccttgttCACCTCCTTGAATGCCTAGTGTTTGAGAATATGCTCCTGAATGATATATGTGAGCTAGCTCTCCCATCTGAGAGCAGGAAGCTGGAAGGTGACTGATAGAGCCACCTGCTGCTCTCTACTTTGCAGAGACCGAGGAGGAGCCTGAGACTGTTCCTGGACATCCTGTGAATATCAGAAAACATCTTGTGGAGGCATTAAAAGAAGGGGATATGGTGTTCACATTTGCTTCCATGGATTCCAACCAATCTTCCTTGGAAACAAACACATCTTGACAAGTGATCTTTCCTAAGCAAGGACAAAGGTATTAAAAAGGTGagaattttcttcatgtttcatttttttcttcctcttagatTCCCATGAAAGTTATGACCAGGCAGGACACAATCTTATGCTTACAAAGAGGACACAACAAGGGAAAATAGTCATTGTTGAGAGGGTttgtcacattttgtttctctccttttagagttttttttccccctagatcATCTGGTTTTCTTTGATGGTACTCAGTACCCTGTACTGTATTATTTAAAAGATGGTTGTGGTTTGGAGGAAGAAGCATTAAGGCTTGTggacaataacaaaacaaaatgaacaaacaaaaaaactggggGAAAGGCGAGTGGGGAAGAGTCCCATATTTGCTTCTTAAAGCGTATGTGATATTTGGCAAATTATTTAGCTTTTAtcttcctatttaaaaaagaGGCCTAATACTACTACAGCTCAGGTATGTTGTGAAGACGACCTGggacaatgttaaaaaaaatttgtggcCCACAGAAAGCACTCGTTAAATATTGTATATGCGTAGCtttgtgtgcctctgtgtgtatatgtattttaaatttggatAGACTGAATTATCTACATGAGTGATTACAATGCATTTGTTGGATCATATCcaatttttttgtacttgtttaaGAAcgctttttaaaaagggggtggcTAGATACCAAATCTAACCAATGAATTGTATGTAGTAAAAGTATCCTAATATGTAAATTGCCAAACAAGACCAAGAAGTGTActtttaaaaggattgaaatcttTGGATTTCTAGAACAGACACTGAGAGTCTGAATTTCAGGGATTGTCTCTCTACATTGATTAGAAATTCTAGGCCCCAGATAAGAGCCCCATTTAGGAACAGGGTGGTCAAGGGTGGGGGAAGACTGAGGAATGAAGGGCGGGTGCAGATTTCCTCTTACTAATTAAACCTCAACGTCAACAGGTGCTCagttctgtttccctttctttttttcttggaggGGGGGTGGAGCCAGCCTGATCCCAGCACACATGGCCAGTTAGTCCAGTCAGGCTCTAGGCCCCCGCCAACAGGCCAGGTGTAAGAGATTCGTAGGCCGGTCTTTACTGAGGTTATTTGTCTAGTAAAGGAATGTATTTTTGCCATCACTTTGGAGTTGCACTTTTGATGTTCCTGTGAATACATGCAGGGTTAGTGTGTAATTGAAGGCATTTTGTTCTGTCCAAGGATTCCATCCTCCTCCTCCGTCCTTGTGCCCAAACTCTACTGGTTTCTCATTCCGTGAGGATGATTTGGTGGAAGAAGATACAGTGGCAGCAGCGTTACCTGTGGGCCCTGGGCTGCTATATGCTGCTGGCCATTGTTGCTCTGAGGCTTTGTCTCAGATTGAAATGTGACTTTGATTCCCTGGATCTGAAGTCCAGAGATTTTCAGAGCCGGCACTGTAGAGACATCTTGTACAAGTCCCTGAAACTGCCAGCAAAGAGATCCATCAACTGTTCTCGGATCATCCAAGGGGACCAGCAGGCAGTGATTGAGGCTGTGCTGGACAATCTGGAGATCAAGAACAAGCGGAAGCCTTTCACAGACACTGACTACCTTAACATGACCAGAGACTGTGAGCACTTTAAGGCTAAAAGGAAGTTCATACGGTTCCCTCTGAGCCAAGAAGAGTTAGACTTCCCTATTGCCTACTCAATGGTGGtccatgagaaaatagaaaactttgaAAGATTGCTCCGAGCTGTGTATGCCCCTCAGAACATATACTGCATCCACGTGGATGAGAAATCCCCAGAAACTTTCAAAGAGGCAGTCAAGGCAATTATTTCATGCTTCCCAAATGTCTTCATGGCCAGTAAGTTGGTTCGGGTGGTTTATGCCTCCTGGTCCAGGGTGCAGGCTGACCTGAACTGTATGGAAGACTTGCTCCAGAGCCCAGTGCCATGGAAATACTTACTAAATACATGTGGGACAGACTTTCCTATAAAGACCAATGCCGAGATGGTCCTGGCCCTCAAGATGTTGAATGGGAAGAACAGTATGGAGTCAGAAATACCTACTGAGTACAAAAAGACTCGCTGGAAATATCACTATGAGACAAAAGACACATTGTATGTAACCAACAAGATGAAGGATCCTCCCCCTGATAACATACCTATGTTCACAGGGAATGCCTATATTGTAGCTTCCCGAGACTTTGTCCGACATGTCTTAGAGAACCCCAAGTCCCGACAACTGATTGAATGGGTAAAAGACACCTATAGCCCCGATGAGCATCTATGGGCCACGCTTCAGCGTGCACCATGGATGCCTGGCTCTATTCCCTACCACTCCAAGTTTCACGTCTCAGATATGGCAGCCATTGCCAGGCTGGTCAAGTGGCAGGGCCATGAGGGAAACATCAGTATGGGGGCACCTTATGCACCTTGCTCTGGAATCCACCAGCGGTCTATCTGTATTTATGGGACTGGAGACCTGCATTGGATTCTTCAAAACCATCACCTCTTGGCCAACAAGTTTGACCCAAAGGTGGATGACAATGTTCTTCAGTGTTTAGAAGAGTACTTACGTCATAAGGCCATCTATGGGACTGAACTCTGACATAAACTATAAGAGGATTGCTACCTGTGGGGCAAGAACATGTGGATACATACTCCAGATGGGCTGGGACAATGTGGGGTGGGAGACCAGGGCTCTGCAATCTGTGGCATCCCCAAGTTAGGGGGCTGCTATGGGAGTGTGAGTAAGTAGATCTGCCTTGCAACTTGCTGTCCTGGGTGAACACTCCTGGTGAGCATTCACCCACCCCACTCCTAAGAGCTCTCCCACTGACTTTGTCACAGAGTCAAAATAAGAAGCAGTTATTTGGGGGAGTAAGGGAGGGAAGTGTGGCAGGGGACCCTGGATTTCAGTTGAGTGCTTGCTGTCTGCTTTTCTACTCTATGCTGGTTCTAATAAATTCTAGGCTTGGtagtgggggcggggtgggactTTAATGAAAAGAGGGCCTTTTGTgctattaacttaaaaataaatagctcttTATTCAAAGCCCTACCTCTACTTTTGTCtaataagccagaaaaaaaagatacaagtgtGAGACTTTTTCTCATAACTATTTGTGACATTTAAAATCCCTGGTGGCTGGCAAGAGAATCTCCATTATTCCAAAGTTGATCATGGCTGAGTGTGTAAATAGCAGATTCAAAAGAATGTACAGGAACAGAGTGGATTCTTTGATTATTCAAAGCCCTCCTCATTTTGTTTACATTGCCAGATTCATGACTTCTCTGTAAGGGAAAAAGGGCGATCTGACCAGTGTGATCACTCATATACTTACGGGACAATTACAGCACTAATTTTGCCAGCTTCACAGCCAAAGCTTAATGTTCCATAGCAAAGACAACGTTTTAGGTAAGGCCCTCATATAATTTCTTGGCCAAACTGGAACACATtttagtgggggaggggttgagaggagcacctgcttggctcagtcagttaagcatctgactcttgatctcagctcaggtcttgatctcggggtggcgagttcaagccctgtgttaggctccacGCTGCaagtgaagcctacttaaaaaaaatatcgtGTTGGGAAACCAGAATGAACTAGGGCTGTCTAGCTAAATCAGGAAGTCTGGGTATTCCAAGTTTAGGCCTCTTTAGTCAAAACTCTTATTCAGGAAGGGTCACTATTTGTGGCTCTGTGGTTTATACATTTCCTTATAGGAAAACAATTGTGTGTGTACTCTCCCACACCCGCAGTAAATGTTACCCAATGAAAGATTCCTTTCTGAAGCTCCAGAGAGAGGTGACAGGCAATTGGAAGGCAACTGGGTATTAGTCATAATCTTCTGTGATGGGAAAGGGATATTATATAAAAAGGTAGACATGTCTTATACACAGAGCAACTGGTCTTCTGTGTACAATATGTTCTGGAAAAGGGATTTAGACACCAGCTGGTGTAATGTGAATGATCCAATTAATGCGTGATGTCACTACTGTGTTTCTTCTTGGTTATGATTCGC from Panthera uncia isolate 11264 unplaced genomic scaffold, Puncia_PCG_1.0 HiC_scaffold_1495, whole genome shotgun sequence includes the following:
- the LOC125917110 gene encoding beta-1,3-galactosyl-O-glycosyl-glycoprotein beta-1,6-N-acetylglucosaminyltransferase 3-like, translated to MIWWKKIQWQQRYLWALGCYMLLAIVALRLCLRLKCDFDSLDLKSRDFQSRHCRDILYKSLKLPAKRSINCSRIIQGDQQAVIEAVLDNLEIKNKRKPFTDTDYLNMTRDCEHFKAKRKFIRFPLSQEELDFPIAYSMVVHEKIENFERLLRAVYAPQNIYCIHVDEKSPETFKEAVKAIISCFPNVFMASKLVRVVYASWSRVQADLNCMEDLLQSPVPWKYLLNTCGTDFPIKTNAEMVLALKMLNGKNSMESEIPTEYKKTRWKYHYETKDTLYVTNKMKDPPPDNIPMFTGNAYIVASRDFVRHVLENPKSRQLIEWVKDTYSPDEHLWATLQRAPWMPGSIPYHSKFHVSDMAAIARLVKWQGHEGNISMGAPYAPCSGIHQRSICIYGTGDLHWILQNHHLLANKFDPKVDDNVLQCLEEYLRHKAIYGTEL